The region TGGAAGCATATCGGTCTGCCACCAGGCAGGGACCGAATACTTTTCGTACTTGGGTAAGTTACGGACGAAGCCGCCGTCATCTTTCTCGGTTTGATTGCCACTGCGAACAACGATCGGGCCAATACCGTTAGGGTCGTGACCATAGAAGCTCATTTGGTCGCCTACCCATTCGGCGCGTTCCCCGCCGCGATGGGCCCCTTTCCACCAGACTCGCATGTTGAACGAAAGTCCTGATTCGCTTTTAAAGTTGGCCGAGCCATTCCAGAAGGGGTTGTTGTAGGCGTTATCTTTCAGGCACTCGGCATCGTCTCCCCAACCTTGGCAGGCAACCTCAGTGAGTCGCTCGCCGGTAACGCCGACAAAGTGGGCCGTACAGTGCGTTGGGTAGTGCATCGGTGGAAAGCCATATCGCCATGTCCGTTTGCCGTTTTCCATGAATAACGAATCCAATCCGTCATGTTGATAGGCTGATTCGCAGTAGATCAGCTGGCCGAATTTTCCTTCCTCGTACATCTTGCGAGCCGAGATCGTGCTTTGCTGCCAGTAACTAGTTTCAGCCATCATGAAGGTGAGCCCGGTTCGCTTGACCGCGTCGATTAACTGCTCGCACTCTTCCAAGTTCATTGCCGCAGGCACCGCGCACAAAACATGTTTGCCAGCTTCCAATGCCGCAATCGAGTGCGGGACATGGTTCGGGGCTTCGGTGAAGATCGCCACGGCATCAATGTCTTTGGCGTTGGCCAACATCGCTTCCAGCGATTCGTATTTCGTCGAACAGCGATACGTCTTGCTCAGTGCGTCGAGTCGTTCAGGACGGAGCTCGGCGACCGCGTTGACTTCGCACATCGGATGTTCATGAAATTGAAATCCTAAGCCAAAGCGTCCTCCGGCAATGCCCAGGCGAACTTTTTTAGGCGGGTCGGCAGCATGAACCGCGGCAGGAAGAACGAGGCCTGCCCCAGCGGCAATGCCTCCGGTAGTACGAAGGAAGTTTCGGCGACTAACGTCACCGGAGACCGAACTCGATTGCGGTTGAGAAAACGACATGGAAGATATTCCTTCG is a window of Bremerella sp. TYQ1 DNA encoding:
- a CDS encoding Gfo/Idh/MocA family oxidoreductase; protein product: MSFSQPQSSSVSGDVSRRNFLRTTGGIAAGAGLVLPAAVHAADPPKKVRLGIAGGRFGLGFQFHEHPMCEVNAVAELRPERLDALSKTYRCSTKYESLEAMLANAKDIDAVAIFTEAPNHVPHSIAALEAGKHVLCAVPAAMNLEECEQLIDAVKRTGLTFMMAETSYWQQSTISARKMYEEGKFGQLIYCESAYQHDGLDSLFMENGKRTWRYGFPPMHYPTHCTAHFVGVTGERLTEVACQGWGDDAECLKDNAYNNPFWNGSANFKSESGLSFNMRVWWKGAHRGGERAEWVGDQMSFYGHDPNGIGPIVVRSGNQTEKDDGGFVRNLPKYEKYSVPAWWQTDMLPEPLRHNSGHEGSHTFITHEFIDSLANNRRPAVDVYEAVAYTAPGIVAHQSSLKGGEQLKVPNFGRAS